Proteins found in one Zea mays cultivar B73 chromosome 1, Zm-B73-REFERENCE-NAM-5.0, whole genome shotgun sequence genomic segment:
- the LOC100191965 gene encoding uncharacterized protein LOC100191965 encodes MAAPPTVRGYGPASPSSSVALPRARSRVPASLVPVPTRRAPSVRLRAAVADVPRGGLQLQRREVEVLSGTVFGREEDEVLEKVGEEKVDGWIRESIAEIVRHIGEAPFLVHLFSSGDGDGEHVTVRRETAAPESWPDVRRRWGMGGQRRPDGVILVEQVAAVAVDGGASASEAARQVWGLVVQARGMEHASCYVLDTCRVRSSAGFCTHFCLARAKCFGDPVELQLRNAWLNRLAGRR; translated from the coding sequence ATGGCGGCGCCGCCTACCGTGCGGGGCTACGGGCcagcgtcgccgtcgtcgtcggtgGCGCTGCCTCGGGCGCGATCGCGGGTGCCTGCGTCGCTCGTGCCCGTGCCGACGCGGCGGGCGCCATCGGTGCGCCTGCGTGCGGCGGTCGCGGACGTGCCCCGCGGCGGCCTGCAGCTCCAGCGGCGGGAGGTGGAGGTACTGTCGGGGACCGTGTTCGGCAGAGAAGAGGATGAGGTGTTGGAGAAGGTCGGGGAGGAGAAGGTGGACGGGTGGATACGGGAGTCGATCGCGGAGATCGTGCGGCACATAGGCGAGGCGCCGTTCCTGGTGCACCTGTTCAgcagcggcgacggcgacggcgagcaCGTGACGGTGCGGCGGGAGACCGCGGCGCCGGAGAGCTGGCCGGACGTGCGGCGCCGGTGGGGGATGGGCGGGCAGCGGAGGCCGGACGGGGTCATCCTGGTCGAGCAGGTGGCGGCCGTGGCCGTGGACGGCGGCGCCTCGGCGTCGGAGGCGGCGCGGCAGGTGTGGGGGCTGGTGGTGCAGGCGCGCGGCATGGAGCACGCCTCGTGTTACGTGCTCGACACCTGCCGCGTGCGCTCGTCGGCCGGGTTCTGCACGCACTTCTGCCTCGCGCGGGCCAAGTGCTTCGGCGACCCCGTCGAGCTCCAGCTCCGCAACGCCTGGCTCAACCGCCTCGCCGGCCGCCGATAG
- the LOC100283846 gene encoding CBS domain-containing protein CBSX3, mitochondrial has protein sequence MQRAVQAVRSHGNVLKYAVLQHISAPKPAMLPAAFSRFMSVSSARLEDRGFETATVADVLKSKGKSADGSWLWCTTEDSVYDAVKSMTQHNVGALVVVKPGQNKSIAGIVTERDYLRKIIVQGRSSKSTKVGDIMTEENKLITVNPDTKVLQAMQLMTENRVRHIPVIDGTGMLGMVSIGDVVRAVVAEHREELNRLNDYIQGGY, from the exons ATGCAACGGGCAGTGCAGGCCGTCAGGTCACACGGCAATGTTCTTAAATATGCTGTTCTACAACACATCAGCGCTCCCAAGCCAGCAATGCTTCCTGCTGCCTTTTCTCGTTTCATGTCAGTTTCATCTGCTCGCCTAGAGGATCGTGGATTTGAAACTGCCACTGTAGCAGATGTCTTGAAGTCTAAAGGGAAGAGTGCTGATGGATCTTGGCTCTGGTGCACCACAGAGGATAGCGTCTATGACGCTGTCAAATCT ATGACTCAGCACAACGTGGGAGCTTTGGTGGTTGTCAAACCTGGACAGAATAAATCAATCGCTGGCATTGTCACTGAGAGAG ATTATCTCCGGAAAATCATAGTGCAGGGAAGGTCTTCCAAGTCAACTAAGGTTGGCGACATCATGACTGAAGAG AACAAACTGATCACAGTGAATCCCGACACCAAGGTCCTGCAGGCAATGCAGCTCATGACAG AAAACCGCGTCAGACACATCCCGGTGATCGACGGCACGGGGATGCTGGGGATGGTCTCCATCGGCGACGTCGTGCGCGCGGTGGTGGCCGAGCACAGGGAGGAGCTGAACCGGCTCAATGACTACATCCAGGGAGGCTACTAG